GCTGGACGTGAAACGTCAGCCGACGCTGCTGTTTAATGGCTACGCCGATGAAGTCGCCTCGCTCTATCGCGGGCTCAATTTGCGGGAGAATTTTTAGTGCGCTTAACTGCTCAACAGGTAACCTGGCTCAAAGTGCTATTGCACCTGGCCGGGTTGCTTCCTTTTATATGGCTATTCTGGGCTGCCAGTCAGGGCTATTTCAGCGCCGACCCGGCCAAAGATATTCAACACTTTACCGGTAGGATGGCTCTGAAATTTTTACTGGCCACCTTGCTGATTTCTCCCCTCGCACGCTACGCTAAACAGCCATTATTGATACGCACCCGCCGCCTTTTAGGTTTATGGTGCTTTGCCTGGGCGACGATACATCTCACCAGCTATACATTGCTGGAGCTGGGGATTAACAATCTGGCGCTACTTGGCAGCGAACTGGTATCGCGTCCGTATCTGACGCTAGGGATTATCAGTTGGGTGATTTTACTGGCGCTGACGCTGACATCGACGCAGTTTGCCCAGCGAAAATTGGGCCGCCGCTGGCAACTTTTGCATAACTTCGTCTATCTTGTGGCGATCCTGGCGCCGATACATTATCTGTGGTCAGTGAAGATTTTATCTCCTCAGCCCATCATCTACGCTGTGCTTGCTTTAGGGCTTTTGGCATGGCGTTACAAGAAGTTCCGCCAGTGGTGGCGATAGTTCGCGAAACTGTGCGTATTCCCGCAGATTACTTATCAACCGCGAATCTTTTTCCAATTGCGGTTGATAATCTTCCCTGATAAGACCAGTATTTAGCTGCTAAATGCTACGAAATCGTTATAATGTGCGACCTTGGTTTTCCTGAAGGGGATTTTCACTCCCTGAAAAGGTGACAATTGCGCATCGAAGGTATATTTTGTTTTTTACCCGAGAATCGCAGGAGATAGCTGCACAATGACTGGAAAGTTGCACATCTTAGTTTTGAACGGACCGAACCTGAATATGCTCGGAACCCGCGAACCCGAGAAGTACGGCACGCTGACCTTAAGCGAAATTGTTAACCGTCTTAGTACGGAAGCAGCGGCGCTTGACGTGAGTCTTGACCATTTTCAGTCAAATGCGGAGTACGCACTCATCGACCGTATTCATCAGGCTAAAGACACTGTGGACTATATCCTGATTAATCCGGCCGCGTTTACGCACACCAGTGTTGCTATCCGCGACGCACTGCTTGCGGTGAGCATCCCATTTATCGAGATCCACCTGAGCAATGTGCATGCACGAGAGCCGTTCCGCCACCATTCGTATCTGTCGGATATCGCCGCCGGCGTTATCTGTGGACTGGGTGCTGACGGTTATTCATACGCTTTACAGACAGCGGTAAAACGCCTGTCACAATCACACTAAACAAGAGTACGGAACCCACTCATGGATATTCGTAAGATTAAAAAACTGATCGAGCTGGTTGAAGAATCAGGCATCTCCGAACTGGAAATTTCTGAAGGCGAAGAGTCTGTACGCATCAGCCGTGCAGCGCCAGCCGCTAGCTTCCCGGTCATGCAGCAGGCTTATGCTGCACCTGTGATGCAGCAGCAGCCTGCTCTGTCTAACGCAGTCGCTCCGGCCGCAGAAGCGCCGGCTGCAGCAGCCGCAGAAATCAGTGGTCACATCGTACGTTCCCCGATGGTTGGTACTTTCTACCGCACGCCAAGCCCGGACGCTAAAGCGTTCTGCGAAGTGGGTCAGAAAGTCAATGCAGGCGATACCCTATGTATCGTTGAAGCCATGAAAATGATGAACCAGATCGAAGCTGACAAGTCAGGCATTGTTAAAGCGATTCTGGTCGAAAGTGGTCAGCCGGTAGAATTTGACGAGCCGCTGGTCGTCATCGAGTAACGAGGCGAACATGCTGGATAAAATTGTCATCGCTAACCGTGGCGAGATCGCACTGCGAATCCTTCGTGCCTGTAAAGAATTGGGCATTAAGACTGTCGCTGTGCACTCAAGCGCGGATCGCGATTTAAAACACGTATTACTGGCGGATGAGACGGTCTGTATTGGCCCGGCTCCGTCCGTAAAAAGTTATCTGAATATCCCGGCTATCATCAGCGCCGCTGAAATCACCGGCGCGGTGGCAATCCATCCGGGTTATGGCTTCCTCTCTGAGAACGCCAATTTTGCTGAGCAGGTTGAGCGCTCTGGCTTTATCTTCATCGGCCCGAAAGCTGACACTATCCGCCTGATGGGCGATAAAGTGTCCGCAATCACCGCAATGAAAAAAGCAGGTGTTCCGACCGTACCAGGTTCTGACGGCCCTCTGGGCGACGATATGGATGCAAACCGCGCTCATGCTAAACGCATTGGCTACCCGGTTATCATCAAAGCGTCCGGCGGCGGCGGCGGTCGTGGTATGCGCGTTGTACGTAGCGATGCAGACCTGGCGCAATCCATCTCCATGACCAAAGCTGAAGCGAAAGCCGCTTTCAGCAATGACATGGTATACATGGAAAAATACCTGGAAAACCCACGCCACATCGAAATTCAGGTGCTGGCTGACGGTCAGGGTAACGCTATCTATCTGGCTGAACGTGACTGCTCCATGCAGCGCCGCCATCAGAAAGTCGTCGAAGAAGCACCAGCACCGGGCATTACCCCGGAACTGCGTCGTTACATCGGCGAGCGTTGCTCCAAAGCGTGCGTCGATATCGGCTATCGCGGTGCTGGTACGTTCGAATTCCTGTTCGAAAACGGCGAGTTCTACTTCATTGAGATGAACACCCGTATTCAGGTTGAACACCCGGTGACTGAAATGATTACCGGCGTTGACTTGATCAAAGAACAGCTGCGTATCGCGGCGGGTCAACCGCTGTCCATCAAGCAGGAAGAAGTTGTGGTGAAAGGTCATGCGGTCGAGTGCCGTATTAACGCCGAAGACCCGAACACCTTCCTGCCGAGCCCGGGTAAAATCACGCGTTTCCACGCGCCGGGTGGCTTTGGTGTGCGTTGGGAATCTCATATCTACGCTGGCTACACTGTGCCACCGTACTATGACTCAATGATCGGTAAGCTTATCTGCTACGGCGAGAACCGTGATGTGGCGATTGCCCGCATGAAGAACGCCCTGCAGGAGCTGATCATCGATGGTATTAAAACCAACGTGGATCTGCAGGTTCGTATCATGAACGATGAGAACTTCCAGAATGGTGGGACTAACATCCACTATCTTGAGAAGAAACTCGGCCTTCACGAAAAGTAAGACCGCATTAGCGTTAAAAGGCCGGAGATTCCGGCCTTTTTTATTTATTCATCCACAAGGGACTTAAAATGGACAAGCGTTTTGTTCAAGCCCATAAAGAAGCGCGCTGGGCGCTGTGGCTGACCCTTCTCTATCTCGTCGCATGGTTGGTGACCGCTTACTTACCTAATTCAGCCCCCGGATTCACCGGCCTGCCGCACTGGTTTGAAATGGCCTGTCTGCTGATGCCTTTGGTCTTTACGCTGCTGTGCTGGCTGATGGTGCGTTTTATCTTCCGCGATATCTCTCTGGAGGATAGCGATGCAAACTGAAATCATCGCCGTTCTGATTATCTATCTCTTTGTTGTCTTTGGCCTCTCGGCTTACGCCATGCGCAAGCGCAGCACCGGCTCGTTTCTCAGTGAATATTTCCTGGGGAGTCGTTCGATGGGCGGATTTGTACTGGCGATGACGCTGACCGCCACCTATGTCAGCGCCAGCTCTTTTATCGGCGGGCCAGGTGCGGCGTATAAATACGGGCTCGGCTGGGTGCTGCTGGCGATGATTCAGGTCCCGACGATCTGGCTGTCGCTCGGTATTTTGGGCAAGAAATTCGCCATTCTCGCCAGACGCTATAACGCGATTACCCTGAATGACATGTTGCAGGCCCGCTATCAGAACCGCGCAGTGGTGTGGATTGCCAGCGTCAGCCTGCTGGTTGCCTTCGTCGGCGCGATTGCCGTGCAGTTCATCGGCGGCGCGCGTTTGCTGGAAACGGCGGCGGGTATCAAATACGAAAATGGGCTGTTGATCTTCGGTATTACCATCGCGCTATACACCGCATTTGGCGGTTTCCGTGCCAGCGTACTCAACGACACGATGCAGGGCATGGTGATGCTGATTGGCACCCTGGTGCTGCTGGTCGGCGTAATTTACGCGGCGGGCGGCCTGCATAACGCGGTGGAAACCCTCGAGCAGATTGACCCGAAACTGGTGAGTCCACACGGTGCCGACGATATTCTCACCCCAGCTTTTATGACCTCATTCTGGGTTCTGGTTTGTTTTGGTGTCATCGGCCTGCCCCATACGGCGGTGCGCTGTATCTCCTATAAAGACAGCAAAGCCGTTCACCGTGGGATAATCATCGGTACGATCGTAGTGTCTCTGTTGATGCTGGGAATGCATCTCGCGGGCGCACTGGGTCGCGCCATTTTGCCGCATCTGACCGTGCCTGATCAGGTGATCCCGACGTTAATGGTGCAGGTGCTACCACCGTGGGCTGCTGGCCTATTCCTGGCCGCGCCGATGGCGGCGATCATGTCCAACGTCAATGCGCACTTGTTGCAGGCATCGGCCACCATCATTAAAGATCTGTGGCTCAGCGCGACTCCGGCTAAAATACACAATGAGCACCGCCTGAAGCGCATTTCGACCTGGACAACGCTGGTGCTTGGCATTCTGATGATGCTGGCCGCGTGGCGCCCACCGGAGATGATCATCTGGCTCAACCTGCTGGCGTTCGGCGGGCTGGAAGCGGTGTTCCTGTGGCCGCTGGTGCTGGGCCTGTACTGGGAACGCGCTAATGCTGCGGGTGCGCTCAGCGGAATGATTGTCGGTGGCGTACTGTATGCAGTGCTCGCCACGTTTAAAATTCAGTATCTGGGCTTCCATCCAATTGTGCCTTCGTTACTGCTAAGTTTGCTGGCGTTTGTGGTGGGGAACCGTTTCGGTCAACCCGTCCCACAGGCAGCCGTGATTTCTACTGATAAATAAAGAGTTTTGCCATGCCGTGGATCCAATTAAAACTGAACACAACCGGTGCAAATGCCGAAGAACTGAGTGACGCGTTAATGGAAGCGGGTTCAGTTTCCATTACTTTCCAGGATACGCATGACACACCGGTGTTTGAGCCGCTGCCAGGCGAAACCCGTCTGTGGGGTGATACTGATGTCATCGGCCTGTTCGATGCCGAAACCGACATGAAAGAAGTGGTGGCGATCCTTGAGAATCATCCGCTGCTGGGCGTTGGCTTTGTGCATAAGATTGAGCAACTGGAAGATAAAGACTGGGAACGCGAGTGGATGGATAACTTCCATCCAATGCAATTCGGTAAACGTCTGTGGATCTGCCCAAGCTGGCGCGATGTGCCGGACGCTAACGCCGTGAACGTGATGCTGGATCCGGGCCTGGCGTTCGGTACAGGTACCCACCCGACAACCTCTCTGTGCCTGCAGTGGCTTGACGGGCTGGATCTGGAAGGCAAAACCGTGATCGACTTCGGCTGCGGTTCCGGGATCCTGGCGATTGCGGCCCTGAAACTGGGTGCTGCGAAAGCCATCGGGATCGATATCGATCCGCAGGCGATCCAGGCCAGTCGCGATAATGCGCAGCGCAACGGCGTTTCCGATCGCCTTGAGCTGTATTTACCGGATGGCCAGCCAGAGGTCATGAAAGCCGATGTGGTGGTTGCTAACATTCTTGCTGGCCCGTTACGCGAACTGGCACCATTAATCAGCGTGCTGCCCGTTGAGGGCGGTCTACTGGGCTTGTCGGGGATTCTTGCCAGCCAGGCTGAGAGCGTGTGCGAAGCGTACGCCGATCTCTTCGCTCTCGATCCGGTCATCGAGAAAGAAGAGTGGTGCCGCATTACCGGTCGTAAAAAGTAAGTTGGTGTTTATGGCGTGGTCTTTCGATGACCACGCCTGCTTCGTTTCCCTAAAATTGCTCAGAATACGTCCATCTTATTCATCATGATCATGTTCTAAAATGAGACGCCGATCGCAAAGAAGGCCGACAATCTGCTGCTTAAAACAGCAGATTATCCCGAATAAGTGATTCATTTATGCAGAAATGATGAGAAGTTACGGGAATTTGTAAGCGGTGATAAAATAGTCACAATCATTTAAGGCAATGATTTAAATAGTTAATAATTTTCCCAGTAGGTGCTGAACAGCAATTCATTGATCTGTAATAGCGGATTGTTCAAAGTTTGGCCTTTCATCTCGTGCAAAAAATGCGTAATATACGCCGCCTTGCAGTCACAGTATGGTCATTTCTTAACTCATGCGCATCGGACACTACCAGCTCAGAAATCGACTGATCGCAGCACCTATGGCAGGTATTACCGACCGGCCGTTCAGGACGCTGTGCTACGAGATGGGAGCAGGATTAACCGTTTCCGAGATGATGTCGTCTAACCCGCAGGTTTGGGAAAGCGACAAGTCCCGTCTTCGGATGGTGCATATTGATGAGCCAGGTATTCGCACCGTGCAAATTGCCGGAAGTGATCCTGAAGAAATGGCGGAAGCCGCGCGTATTAACGTTGAAAGTGGCGCCCAAATTATTGATATCAATATGGGTTGCCCGGCAAAAAAGGTGAATCGCAAGCTTGCAGGTTCAGCCCTGTTGCAATACCCCGATCAGGTGAAGTCGATTTTGTCGGTGGTGGTTAACGCAGTGGACGTTCCCGTTACGTTAAAGATTCGCACTGGTTGGGCGCCGGAACACCGTAACTGTGTAGAAATTGCCCAACTGGCCGAAGACTGTGGTATCCAGGCCCTGACCATTCATGGACGCACTCGCGCTTGTTTGTTCAACGGCAATGCGGAATACGACAGCATTCGGGCAGTTAAGCAGAAAGTTTCCATTCCGATTATCGCGAATGGCGACATAACTGACCCGCTAAAAGCCAGGGCTGTGCTCGACTATACAGGGGCAGATGCTCTGATGATAGGACGTGCGGCTCAGGGAAGACCCTGGATCTTTCGGGAAATCCAGCATTATCTGGACACTGGAGAGTTGCTTGCTCCCCTGCCTCTGGCAGAGGTTAAGCGCTTGCTTTGTTCGCATATTCGGGAACTGCATGACTTTTATGGTCAGGCAAAAGGGTACCGAATTGCGCGTAAACACGTTTCCTGGTATCTCCAGGAGCACGCTCCAAATGACCAGTTTCGGCGCACATTCAACGCCATAGAGGATGCCAGCGTACAGCTGGAGGCGTTGGAGGCATACTTCGAAAATTTTGCGTAAACAGAAATAAAGAGCTGACAGAACTATGTTCGAACAACGCGTAAATTCTGACGTACTGACCGTTTCTACCGTTAACTCTCAGGATCAGGTAACTCAAAAACCCCTCCGTGACTCGGTAAAACAGGCACTGAAGAACTATTTTGCTCAACTGAATGGTCAAGATGTTAGTGATCTGTATGAGCTGGTATTGGCTGAAGTTGAACAGCCACTGTTGGACATGGTGATGCAATACACCCGCGGTAACCAAACCCGCGCTGCCCTGATGATGGGTATCAACCGTGGTACTCTTCGTAAGAAGCTGAAAAAATACGGCATGAACTAATTTCGATTAGCTAACTGCTTGTTTAAAAAGGCGCTACTCGGCATGGGGACGCGCCTTTTTTATTGTCTGAAATCTGAACGTCAAGAGTTTGTAAACCCTGTCTTCTCCCGCTTTTAAACGCCTGCTTTTCATGTATATTTCCACCACCTCACTGGACCTCTTTCTGACCGGAACGACACAATGATTCGTAAATACTGGTGGCTGGTTGTATTTGCTGTCACGGTTTTCATCTTTGATGCACTGCTGATCCAGTGGATTGAGTTACTGAGCACCAAAACCGATCAGTGTCGCAATATGAATTCGGTGAACCCGCTCAAACTGGTGAATTGTTCAGACCTCGATTAAGCAGCGAACATCAGCAATAAAGAGCTTATCACCCATTAAAAACGGGGATTTAAAAGCCTTTTCGCCATTCCGATACGATGATAATGTCACTGCCCTTTTCAGGCGCTATTGCATAACGTCTCACTGAGAATGAGTTAAGCCCACCATGCTGGTTAGCCAATACAACCCAATCCTCGTTGCTGTCTCCTTTGTTGTTGCCATCCTCGCAGCCTATACCGCACTCAATATGGCCGCGCGCGTCGCGGGAAGTCAGGGCGTCGCTGCACGCGTCTGGCTAGCGGGTGGCGGCGTGGCGATGGGGATCGGCGTGTGGGCAATGCATTTCATCGGCATGCTGGCGATGGAGCTCTCCATGAGCATGAGCTATAGCCCAGTGATGACGGTGCTCTCGATGTTCATCGCGATCGGTTCTTCGATGTTTGCGCTTTGGCTGGTCAGCGGGGAACAACTGCGATTACGACGCTTGCTGCCCGGCGCATTAGTTATGGGGGCAGGCATTGTCGCCATGCATTACACCGGCATGGCTGCACTGGAAGTGACGCCAGGCATTATCTGGGACAAGCTCTGGGTCGCTATCTCTGTTGTCATTGCGCTGGCCGCTTCACTTGCGGCGTTGTGGCTCACGTTTCGTTTGCGTCACGAAGCGGCACAAGTTGCGGTGATGCGACTAGGCGCGGCCGTGACGATGGGTATCGCAATTGCGGGTATGCATTATGCAGGCATGAAAGCGGCGCAATTCCCGCCATCCACATTAATACACCATCACGGTATTAACGGCAGCTGGCTGGCGGTGCTGGTGAGCGTAGTGGCCCTCTCTATTCTCGGCATCACTTTACTGGTTTCCATGCTGGATGCCAGGCTCCAGGCCCGAACCGCTCTGCTGGCCTCATCCCTTGCTGAAGCTAACCGAGAACTTGCCCAGCTGGCGCTTCACGATACTCTAACGCGCTTACCCAATCGCGTCCTTCTGGAAGATCGGCTCGATCAGGCAATCAGCAAGGCTGATCGTGAAGGCACACACTTCGCGCTGATGTTTATGGATCTCGATGGATTCAAAGCGGTGAACGATGCGTATGGCCATGATACTGGCGATAAACTTTTGATCGCTGTCACCGAGCGGCTTCTGCTGCCGCTGAAAGGCCAGTATACCCTCGCCCGCATCGGCGGTGATGAATTCGTCCTGCTGGCGGAAGTTGGCGGACCGGATGATGCAGCCTCGCTTGCCAGCGCGCTGGTCCGTACCATCGACAGCCCTTTCAACGTCGAGCCTTACGAGCTGGTCGTCACTATCAGTATCGGTATTGCCCTTTATCCGCACGACGGTAAAACCGATCGCGAAATGATGTTTAACGCCGACGCGGCGATGTATCACACCAAGCACATGGGCCGTAACGGCTACCACTTTTTCCAGCCGTCGATGAACACGCTGGCGCAAACCCATTTACAACTGATGAACGATCTGTGGCTGGCCATCGATCGCGATGAACTGCGCCTGCACTATCAGCCGAAATTCCATGCACCTGCTGGCCCAATATTGGGCTTTGAGGCTTTGCTGCGCTGGGAGCATCCGAAACAAGGACTGCTGTCTCCTGATGTATTCCTGCAACTGGCAGAGAAAACAGGGCTGATTATCCCGATGGGTAACTGGGTGATAAACGAAGCCTGCCGCCAGCTCCGCGAGTGGCATCTTCAAGGTCACAAAGATTGGTCGATGGCGGTGAATTTGTCCACGCTTCAGTTTGAGCAACCCACGCTGGTCAATACTGTCCTTGACTGTCTGGCACTTCATCGCGTTCCGCCTGAATCTTTGATTCTGGAAGTGACAGAAACCACCGCGATGCACAACCCAGAGGAAAGTGTCAGGATCTTAACGGCGCTAACGAATGCCGGTGTGAAAGCCTCAATTGACGATTTTGGTACAGGCTATTCCAGCCTGCTGTATCTGAAGCAGTTGCCCGCCTGCGAGCTGAAAATCGATCGTGCGTTTGTGAAAGATCTGAGCGGGAAAAGTGATGATGCCACTATCGTCTCGGCGATTGTAGCCCTGGCGAAAACGCTGAACCTGAAAGTGGTCGCAGAAGGCGTAGAAACGGAAGCTCAGCAGCAATTCCTCACTGAACTTGGCTGTAATACGCTTCAGGGGTATTTGTTAGGCAAGCCTGTAACAGCACAAACCGTCGAAGAGCTGTGCAATAATGTTGATGAGATAAAATACCACCTACCATCATGAGGCAACAGGATAAGTCACTGGCGGTACGCGTGTAATATTTAACGTCGCCAGGATATTATCCACCAGCGCGGGGGCTTGCTGATAGAGGTTATAATTCTCACTGTTCATTAACCAGTTTTTGATTAATCCACTAAAGAAGCCGTGGAAAACAATCAACGTAAGATCAATATTCATTTGTGGAGAAATGATTCCCCACGCCAGCCCTTTTTCCAGCAGCATACGGACATTGTCATAATTAAAACCAATTCTTCGTCTAATTTCGCACTCTGATGTCATTTCGTTATTAAATTCACATTTGTGATACAGAATTTGTAAAAGTGCTCGCTGCCGGGGAGTACGAGAAATATATTGCAACGCTGCGATAAACCGTTCTCGAAGAACACACAGCGGATCATCATTATTCGTCAGTGAAAGCTGGTCAAAAATTAAGTCGCATAACGGCAGTTGCTGATCCCAGATAGCATTAAAGATTTCCGACTTGCTGGAAAAGTGCCAGTAAATCGCCCCGCGCGTAACACCGGCTGCCTCAGCGATATCCGTCAGCGTAGTGCTTGCCACGCCGCGCGTCGAGAACTCGACAATGGCGGCTTCTATCAGCTTCTGTCGTGTTTTTTGTGCATCTTCTTTTGTTTTACGCGCCATAGATTCTCACCCGTCACCAGAACGATTCTCTACGTGAATGAAAACACGCAGTCGTGGGAGTATTCCCTAAAAGGAAAGGTTATTCTGAACAAAAAAAGTCAATTAACCGAATCAATAATTACCACGAATAAATCAGACTAATTTAATTCACGAAACACATAAGTAACCCTGGATAATATTTAAATCAGTGCGTTTTCCCTCATCACTATATCGTTGATTCGTCATGACGGGCTCTGGTTTTTATCTTAATTAAACGTGCGCCGCACTTATAAATTAAACAACCGCAACACACCTCATTATGATGTGCGCTGGATTTCTGACTCTTTGCCCCGCGACATTCACTCACGACTTCACGGCAAATATCAGTTTATTGTTTTTTAAAGGAACAGTAATGACGAAACACTTCAGGCTTTTACCCTTATCCGGTTTTATTGTCTGCTCCGCACTGCTTGCTGGCTGTGATGGTTCTGATAACTCGCAACACAGCACACAGGCACCTCAGGTAACTGTTTATGTCGTGAAAAGTGCTCCGCTGGCGGTGACAACAGAGCTTCCGGGGCGCACGGATGCTTTTCGCGTGGCTGAAGTTCGCCCGCAGGTAAATGGCATTGTTTTACGCCGTAACTTTATCGAAGGCAGTGACGTTAAAGCTGGTGATTCGCTTTACCAGATCGATCCTGCGACCTATCAGGCCGCCTATGACAGCGCGAAAGGCGACCTGGGGAAAGCCGAAGCAGCGGCGAACATCGCTCATTTAACCGTGAAACGCTATGTCCCATTGGTTGGCACACAATATGTCAGCCGACAAGAATACGACCAGGCAGTGGCAGACGCCAGGCAGGCTGATGCGAGCGTCATTGCCGCTCAGGCTGGCGTCGAGACCGCACGTATCAATCTCGCCTATACCAAAGTGTCCTCACCGATCAATGGGCGAATCGGTAAATCCAGCGTCACCGAAGGAGCGCTGGTGACCAACGGTCAATCCTCGGCATTGGCAACCGTGCAGCAACTTGATCCGATCTATGTGGATGTAACGCAGTCGAGCAATGATTTTATGCAGCTGAAACAGTCCAGCCTGCAAAAAGGCGATGGCACCAGTAGCGTTCAACTGCTGATGGAAAATGGTCAGCCCTACCCGCAAAAAGGGACGTTGCAATTCTCTGATGTCACCGTTGATGAGAGCACAGGTTCCATTACCCTTCGCGCCGTCTTCCCAAACCCGCAGCATATGCTGTTGCCGGGGATGTTTGTACGTGCTCGCATTGATGAAGGTGTGCAGCCAAATGCCATTCTGGTTCCACAGCAGGGCGTGACCCGTACACCACGCGGGGATGCCACCGTTCTGGTGGTGAATGCAAAAGAGCAGGTTGAAATGCGTAGCGTTGTAGCACCTCAGGCCATTGGCGATCGCTGGCTGATCACTGACGGTTTAAAAGAAGGTGATCGCGTTATCGTCAGCGGTCTGCAAAAGGCACATCCCGGCGCCACTGTGGTCGCCACGCCTGATTCCG
Above is a window of Lelliottia jeotgali DNA encoding:
- a CDS encoding Membrane fusion protein of RND family multidrug efflux pump translates to MTKHFRLLPLSGFIVCSALLAGCDGSDNSQHSTQAPQVTVYVVKSAPLAVTTELPGRTDAFRVAEVRPQVNGIVLRRNFIEGSDVKAGDSLYQIDPATYQAAYDSAKGDLGKAEAAANIAHLTVKRYVPLVGTQYVSRQEYDQAVADARQADASVIAAQAGVETARINLAYTKVSSPINGRIGKSSVTEGALVTNGQSSALATVQQLDPIYVDVTQSSNDFMQLKQSSLQKGDGTSSVQLLMENGQPYPQKGTLQFSDVTVDESTGSITLRAVFPNPQHMLLPGMFVRARIDEGVQPNAILVPQQGVTRTPRGDATVLVVNAKEQVEMRSVVAPQAIGDRWLITDGLKEGDRVIVSGLQKAHPGATVVATPDSAAAKAS
- a CDS encoding ribosomal protein L11 methyltransferase — its product is MPWIQLKLNTTGANAEELSDALMEAGSVSITFQDTHDTPVFEPLPGETRLWGDTDVIGLFDAETDMKEVVAILENHPLLGVGFVHKIEQLEDKDWEREWMDNFHPMQFGKRLWICPSWRDVPDANAVNVMLDPGLAFGTGTHPTTSLCLQWLDGLDLEGKTVIDFGCGSGILAIAALKLGAAKAIGIDIDPQAIQASRDNAQRNGVSDRLELYLPDGQPEVMKADVVVANILAGPLRELAPLISVLPVEGGLLGLSGILASQAESVCEAYADLFALDPVIEKEEWCRITGRKK
- a CDS encoding Biotin carboxyl carrier protein of acetyl-CoA carboxylase; this translates as MDIRKIKKLIELVEESGISELEISEGEESVRISRAAPAASFPVMQQAYAAPVMQQQPALSNAVAPAAEAPAAAAAEISGHIVRSPMVGTFYRTPSPDAKAFCEVGQKVNAGDTLCIVEAMKMMNQIEADKSGIVKAILVESGQPVEFDEPLVVIE
- a CDS encoding DNA-binding protein Fis; the protein is MFEQRVNSDVLTVSTVNSQDQVTQKPLRDSVKQALKNYFAQLNGQDVSDLYELVLAEVEQPLLDMVMQYTRGNQTRAALMMGINRGTLRKKLKKYGMN
- a CDS encoding Biotin carboxylase of acetyl-CoA carboxylase, with translation MLDKIVIANRGEIALRILRACKELGIKTVAVHSSADRDLKHVLLADETVCIGPAPSVKSYLNIPAIISAAEITGAVAIHPGYGFLSENANFAEQVERSGFIFIGPKADTIRLMGDKVSAITAMKKAGVPTVPGSDGPLGDDMDANRAHAKRIGYPVIIKASGGGGGRGMRVVRSDADLAQSISMTKAEAKAAFSNDMVYMEKYLENPRHIEIQVLADGQGNAIYLAERDCSMQRRHQKVVEEAPAPGITPELRRYIGERCSKACVDIGYRGAGTFEFLFENGEFYFIEMNTRIQVEHPVTEMITGVDLIKEQLRIAAGQPLSIKQEEVVVKGHAVECRINAEDPNTFLPSPGKITRFHAPGGFGVRWESHIYAGYTVPPYYDSMIGKLICYGENRDVAIARMKNALQELIIDGIKTNVDLQVRIMNDENFQNGGTNIHYLEKKLGLHEK
- a CDS encoding Membrane protein YedZ → MRLTAQQVTWLKVLLHLAGLLPFIWLFWAASQGYFSADPAKDIQHFTGRMALKFLLATLLISPLARYAKQPLLIRTRRLLGLWCFAWATIHLTSYTLLELGINNLALLGSELVSRPYLTLGIISWVILLALTLTSTQFAQRKLGRRWQLLHNFVYLVAILAPIHYLWSVKILSPQPIIYAVLALGLLAWRYKKFRQWWR
- a CDS encoding Transcription repressor of multidrug efflux pump acrAB operon, TetR (AcrR) family; this encodes MARKTKEDAQKTRQKLIEAAIVEFSTRGVASTTLTDIAEAAGVTRGAIYWHFSSKSEIFNAIWDQQLPLCDLIFDQLSLTNNDDPLCVLRERFIAALQYISRTPRQRALLQILYHKCEFNNEMTSECEIRRRIGFNYDNVRMLLEKGLAWGIISPQMNIDLTLIVFHGFFSGLIKNWLMNSENYNLYQQAPALVDNILATLNITRVPPVTYPVAS
- a CDS encoding Membrane protein — protein: MDKRFVQAHKEARWALWLTLLYLVAWLVTAYLPNSAPGFTGLPHWFEMACLLMPLVFTLLCWLMVRFIFRDISLEDSDAN
- a CDS encoding tRNA dihydrouridine synthase B, encoding MSSNPQVWESDKSRLRMVHIDEPGIRTVQIAGSDPEEMAEAARINVESGAQIIDINMGCPAKKVNRKLAGSALLQYPDQVKSILSVVVNAVDVPVTLKIRTGWAPEHRNCVEIAQLAEDCGIQALTIHGRTRACLFNGNAEYDSIRAVKQKVSIPIIANGDITDPLKARAVLDYTGADALMIGRAAQGRPWIFREIQHYLDTGELLAPLPLAEVKRLLCSHIRELHDFYGQAKGYRIARKHVSWYLQEHAPNDQFRRTFNAIEDASVQLEALEAYFENFA
- a CDS encoding 3-dehydroquinate dehydratase, producing MTGKLHILVLNGPNLNMLGTREPEKYGTLTLSEIVNRLSTEAAALDVSLDHFQSNAEYALIDRIHQAKDTVDYILINPAAFTHTSVAIRDALLAVSIPFIEIHLSNVHAREPFRHHSYLSDIAAGVICGLGADGYSYALQTAVKRLSQSH
- a CDS encoding Pantothenate:Na+ symporter produces the protein MGGFVLAMTLTATYVSASSFIGGPGAAYKYGLGWVLLAMIQVPTIWLSLGILGKKFAILARRYNAITLNDMLQARYQNRAVVWIASVSLLVAFVGAIAVQFIGGARLLETAAGIKYENGLLIFGITIALYTAFGGFRASVLNDTMQGMVMLIGTLVLLVGVIYAAGGLHNAVETLEQIDPKLVSPHGADDILTPAFMTSFWVLVCFGVIGLPHTAVRCISYKDSKAVHRGIIIGTIVVSLLMLGMHLAGALGRAILPHLTVPDQVIPTLMVQVLPPWAAGLFLAAPMAAIMSNVNAHLLQASATIIKDLWLSATPAKIHNEHRLKRISTWTTLVLGILMMLAAWRPPEMIIWLNLLAFGGLEAVFLWPLVLGLYWERANAAGALSGMIVGGVLYAVLATFKIQYLGFHPIVPSLLLSLLAFVVGNRFGQPVPQAAVISTDK